In Actinomycetota bacterium, the sequence ATTGATGCCTCGATAGGCGATGTAGGACATCACCAAAATGAAGACCACGCCAACACAGGCAACGGCGAATCGGTTGCCTACCAAGCCGCCCATGCCCAGAATCTGAAAGAGGTATTGGCCGGTGACTTCCGCAGCATTTCCAAGAAAGACAATGCCGGTAACGGCCACCGCCCAGCCGCCCATCCAGCCGGCATACGGGCCGAAGGCCTTTGTCGCCCAGGTAAAGGTCGTGCCACAGTCGGGCACCGCCGCATTGAGCTCGCGATACGCGTACGCCGTGAACAGCATTGGGATGAATGCCACCAACATGCAGGCTGGTGCCTTCACCCCGGCAATTGCAGCAACGAATCCGATGGTGGCGGCCAGCGAGAACACCGGCGCCGTGGAGGCCAAGCCCATTGCAGTCGCACCAGCGAGCCCGATCGAACCGGCCGCCAAACCCTTGCCCGGCACGGCTTCCGCGATGGTCACCGCCGAATCAGAGCCATCGGATGTGTTCGCCACCTACGTACCGTAGAACGAGCGACTGCAAGAGTGGGCAATGCGCGCCAATAGACCAGATCGACGGTGTTCGGTGACAACGCATGCACATCCAACTCAAAGCCTTGATCTGAGATCCCTAATTGAATGAGCACTCAGTGGTTACATGTGTCCGTGGAACCTGGTCCAGTACTCGTGCAGTTTCAAGGCGAGGTCTACGCAGGGCAACTCGTCTCCTGGCGCGAGGATCGAGATCAGAACACATGGAAGGGACTCGTTCAATTCTCGCGAGGTGGCCGCAAGGTTGAACTGTGGTTTCCGCAAGGTCAGATTCGCACCGTAAATGTGCACGATGCATCTGTCGAAGACGAGCAGTGGTCAGCAGACGCCGTTGATCGAATGCTGGCCAGCATTGAGGAAGCTGGCCAGGATCCTGAAAGTGCCTGATTTCCAAGGATTCGGACCAGGCTTGATTGATTTCTATCTCGCGCTTGAGAAGAACAACAATCGTGAGTGGTTTCAGGCGAATCGCGCCACTTATGACTCCCAAGTGGCACTGCCACTGAAGGCGCTGGCCAGCGAGTTGGAAACCAAGTACGCACCGATCAAGGTCTTCCGTCCGTATCGGAACACCCGATTCTGGCCCGAACTGCCTCCGCTGAACGAACACGCTTCGCTCGTTGCCAATGCCGGAGAATTGGCGATCTTCTATCTGCGGATCGATGCTGACGGCATGCTCGTCAACGGCGGCAGCCACCAACTCGATCGAACCCAGATCGCTCATTTTCGGTCGATCGTGGCGACCGAAAAGGGGGCTTCCATGGTTCGCGGCCTGCTCGCTGATGCCGCAACCCAGGGATTCACTCTTGCCGATGAATCCAGCCTGAAGACCGCGCCTCGGGGCTACTCCAAGGATCACCCCAACATTGATCTCCTGCGCTTGCGGAGCCTGTCGCTTAGTCGACATCACGCACCAGGTCGCTGGCTGGCCACTCGCGAATCCTTGGATCGGATTGTCAACGGCTGGCAAAGCGTCACTCCCTGGGTCCGGTGGCTGAGAGAAGATTTAGGTTTCGCACAATTTAATTGACGCCCGCCATATATAGTTCTGCTCTACAGCGAAGTACGAGATGCGGTCGTGGACTACCGTCATAGGCATCTCGCGACTGATCACTCGAATGGGGAATCTGTGACAAACACCTTCGATTTCACCGTGAAGGCTGCCGATGGCAACGACATTGCCCTCAGCGATTACTCCGGCAAGGCCGTGCTGATTGTGAACGTGGCCAGCAAGTGCGGGCTCACCCCTCAGTACGAAGCGCTGGAAGCTCACTACGAGGAGAACAAGGGCAAGGGATTTGAAATCATTGGTTTTCCTTGCAATCAATTTGGAGGGCAGGAGCCAGGGACTGACGAAGAGATTCAAGAGTTCTGCTCATTGACCTACAAGGTCGCTTTCCCCGTCATGAGCAAGATCGATGTCAATGGCGAGGATGCCGATCCGCTGTTCGTCTACTTGCGAGCTGAAGATCCAGGCGATTTCCAGCCGGTCATTCCACGCCTGTGGGATGCACTGAAAGAGCGCAACCCGCAGACCTTCGGCACCGATGAGGTCAAGTGGAATTTCACTAAGTTCTTGGTTGGCCGCGATGGCCATGTCATTCGCCGCTACGAGTCGTATGTAACGCCAGAAACGATCGCGGCGGATCTGCCCGAGGTATTGGGCTGAACACGAACCAGATCCTGGCGCTGATGAAGCGCCCGGTCGGATTTCCGGACTCCTCATGTTGGGAAGTTCGCGAGACAAGCATGCCCGAAGTTGGTGACGGGGAATTCTTGGTGCAGCTCGAAGAGTTCTCGATGGATCCGGCCATGCGGGGTTGGATGAACGAAAGCCCCGCCGCGGCCGCAGCCGTCGAACTCGGCAGCGCTATGCGCGCGACGGGCGCAGGAACTGTGGTCGAGTCGCGCAATTCCACATTTCCGGTGAATACGCAAGTGGTCGGCATGTTCAATGCGCAGACCTATGCGGTGTCCGATGGCACAGGAGTGACCGTGGTCGATCCTGCACTCGGCTCGGCTTCGATGTATCTCGGTCTTCTTGGTCTGTCAGGACTCACTGCCTACTTTGGGCTGATTGTTCATGCCAATCCACGAGCTGGGGACACTGTCGTTGTCTCGGCAGCCGCTGGCGCGGTTGGCTCCATCGTTGGACAACTTGCTGCTTTATCCGGCTGCCACACCATTGGCATCGCAGGAGGCTCCGAGAAGTGCGCACGAGTCACCGCTGAACTCGGC encodes:
- a CDS encoding NADP-dependent oxidoreductase; this encodes MKRPVGFPDSSCWEVRETSMPEVGDGEFLVQLEEFSMDPAMRGWMNESPAAAAAVELGSAMRATGAGTVVESRNSTFPVNTQVVGMFNAQTYAVSDGTGVTVVDPALGSASMYLGLLGLSGLTAYFGLIVHANPRAGDTVVVSAAAGAVGSIVGQLAALSGCHTIGIAGGSEKCARVTAELGYDLAVDYKSGDFAADLAAACATGIDLYFDNVGGEVLNAALGNIAVNGHVVLCGGISQYNATTRPPGPSNYMNLLVRRARMSGVVVSDYSSEYQRARVQLAQWVKQGKLVAPQTRVSGGLAEFPSVFAMLFSGENFGKLLLALD
- a CDS encoding DUF2461 family protein, whose product is MPDFQGFGPGLIDFYLALEKNNNREWFQANRATYDSQVALPLKALASELETKYAPIKVFRPYRNTRFWPELPPLNEHASLVANAGELAIFYLRIDADGMLVNGGSHQLDRTQIAHFRSIVATEKGASMVRGLLADAATQGFTLADESSLKTAPRGYSKDHPNIDLLRLRSLSLSRHHAPGRWLATRESLDRIVNGWQSVTPWVRWLREDLGFAQFN
- a CDS encoding glutathione peroxidase, producing the protein MTNTFDFTVKAADGNDIALSDYSGKAVLIVNVASKCGLTPQYEALEAHYEENKGKGFEIIGFPCNQFGGQEPGTDEEIQEFCSLTYKVAFPVMSKIDVNGEDADPLFVYLRAEDPGDFQPVIPRLWDALKERNPQTFGTDEVKWNFTKFLVGRDGHVIRRYESYVTPETIAADLPEVLG